One region of Limnospira fusiformis SAG 85.79 genomic DNA includes:
- a CDS encoding TldD/PmbA family protein: MNTTFADVKTIVQDLITRYRHRVDYLAIRIEESEETNILLRGDRIETLSEGLSLGGQVRACYRGGWGFASFNDLSKLEDRIQESIMAARLIGTEETILAPIPIIEDSYILPLTGSDPRHIPLSDKKTLCDRYGEILRSVDDKITTISVSYNDSTQRMLLATSEGTLLEQGWVDMEMRFAATARHGETVQTGRETTGSRTAYEDLTQLDHQVRSAAKRAVNSLNLPPVRGNIYTVVIDPILSGLFVHEAFGHLSEADMAYENPDLLEVMTLGREFGPKNLQIFDGASPAGHRGSYFYDDEGTPATKTQLIQDGRLVGRLHSRETAGKLGENPTGNARCLNYHYPPLVRMTNTWIERGNTPVEDLFSEIKLGVYARNWLGGMTNGEMFTFSAGEACMIRNGKLAEPVRDVTLSGNVFTTLADIEEIGDDFYWDESGGCGKGGQNGLPVGCGGPSLRIRNVVVGGEAS, translated from the coding sequence ATGAACACTACCTTTGCAGATGTCAAAACTATAGTCCAGGATTTAATTACCCGCTATCGTCATCGGGTGGATTATTTAGCGATCCGAATTGAGGAATCAGAGGAAACTAATATTTTATTAAGGGGCGATCGCATTGAAACTTTGAGCGAGGGTTTGTCTTTAGGGGGACAGGTACGCGCTTGTTATCGAGGCGGTTGGGGTTTTGCTAGTTTTAATGATTTATCTAAGCTAGAAGACCGGATTCAAGAATCAATTATGGCCGCGCGATTAATTGGTACTGAAGAAACTATCCTCGCGCCAATTCCGATTATTGAAGATAGCTATATTTTACCGCTGACCGGTTCCGATCCTCGTCATATTCCCCTGTCGGACAAAAAGACATTATGCGATCGCTATGGAGAAATTCTCCGCAGTGTTGATGACAAAATCACCACCATTTCTGTTAGCTATAATGATAGCACTCAACGGATGCTCCTAGCTACCTCTGAGGGGACTTTACTAGAACAGGGTTGGGTAGATATGGAAATGCGTTTTGCCGCCACAGCGCGCCACGGAGAAACCGTCCAGACCGGACGAGAAACCACAGGTTCCAGAACAGCCTATGAAGACCTAACCCAACTTGATCATCAGGTTCGCAGCGCCGCCAAACGGGCTGTTAATTCTCTTAATTTACCTCCCGTCCGGGGCAATATTTACACTGTAGTTATTGACCCAATTTTGTCCGGTTTATTCGTTCATGAAGCCTTTGGGCATCTTTCAGAAGCAGATATGGCTTACGAAAATCCTGACCTCTTGGAAGTCATGACTTTAGGGCGAGAATTTGGGCCGAAAAACCTCCAAATTTTTGATGGTGCATCCCCAGCAGGACATCGGGGTAGTTATTTTTATGATGATGAAGGAACCCCCGCTACTAAAACTCAATTAATCCAAGATGGGCGATTAGTCGGACGGCTACACTCCCGCGAAACTGCTGGTAAATTAGGAGAAAATCCCACCGGAAATGCTCGTTGTTTAAATTACCATTATCCCCCTTTAGTACGGATGACTAACACTTGGATTGAACGGGGAAATACTCCCGTCGAGGATTTGTTTAGTGAGATTAAATTGGGGGTTTATGCACGGAATTGGTTGGGGGGAATGACTAACGGCGAAATGTTTACTTTTAGTGCTGGAGAAGCCTGTATGATTCGCAATGGAAAATTAGCGGAACCTGTCCGGGATGTTACCCTATCTGGTAATGTGTTTACCACTTTGGCAGATATTGAGGAAATTGGTGATGATTTCTATTGGGATGAGTCGGGAGGTTGTGGAAAAGGAGGTCAAAATGGGCTACCTGTAGGCTGCGGTGGTCCTAGTTTGCGTATCCGTAATGTGGTTGTGGGAGGAGAAGCATCATAA
- a CDS encoding TPM domain-containing protein, translating to MKINSIQRYGRILGVWCLGILCFSIILISQPSVSYSLTPSEVPNPQEVYGGWVTDMANVLSNETEDRLNQMIFELEEKNGTEIAVVTVPETGSYPSPKAFTTALFNHWGIGKQGQDNGLLFLTSVGDRRVEIETGYGIERVLPDARVGRIIDNHVVPYLRNDNFNDGILAGTQALIQAVEYHVFDASLQPPIDIPNLVWFLTGSAGLLSCTFYNLASREAQKPILVKPGDYQRITTFDPSETGAYTYVRLGIFCVLFALTAIPVLWMLYRTPQLAPFSGVALIAILFINLVGKAYKKAYKTILVSMTKINRPTKINQPTKIHQPTKIYQLIIMAFCVGILSIGFFFWLIFGLIFWLIGWLISYQESWIGIIKSGIIITSLISLIGCFTISSQLIEWRFKKNKNQRSFRPVYNTDSQVFLEPLETAELQPLLTDHEQVAAKLGNVSFEAWWSPEVGALSRDTIYLKAYVNKPSHSECPIGKELTVTSTSQTVVSPTQYSTGLLRITYQCECCNYNTKTDHTIPSLSSSSSSGGSSGSGGGSFGGGSSSSGGSFGGGSSGGGGGGSDF from the coding sequence ATGAAAATTAACAGTATCCAGCGCTACGGTCGCATTTTAGGAGTATGGTGCTTAGGAATTCTCTGTTTTAGCATCATCCTGATATCACAGCCTTCCGTCAGTTATAGTCTCACTCCCTCAGAAGTTCCTAATCCTCAAGAAGTATATGGGGGATGGGTGACAGATATGGCGAATGTTCTCAGCAATGAAACAGAAGACCGATTAAATCAGATGATTTTTGAACTCGAAGAAAAAAACGGGACCGAAATTGCTGTGGTGACAGTTCCTGAAACCGGGTCTTATCCTTCCCCTAAAGCCTTTACCACTGCACTATTTAATCATTGGGGAATTGGTAAACAGGGTCAAGATAACGGTCTTTTATTTTTAACATCTGTAGGCGATCGCCGTGTAGAAATTGAGACCGGATACGGTATTGAGAGAGTTTTACCTGATGCGAGAGTCGGGCGAATTATTGATAATCATGTAGTTCCTTATTTAAGAAATGATAATTTTAATGATGGCATTTTAGCCGGAACTCAAGCCTTAATTCAAGCCGTAGAATACCACGTTTTTGATGCCAGCCTTCAACCCCCTATAGATATCCCTAATTTAGTTTGGTTTTTGACAGGTTCAGCCGGTTTATTATCATGTACTTTTTATAATTTAGCCAGCCGTGAAGCCCAAAAACCTATTTTGGTTAAGCCTGGAGACTATCAGCGGATTACAACATTTGACCCCAGTGAAACTGGCGCTTATACTTATGTCCGCTTAGGTATATTTTGTGTATTATTTGCCTTAACTGCTATCCCCGTATTATGGATGTTGTATCGAACCCCACAATTAGCTCCATTTTCAGGGGTGGCTCTGATAGCTATATTGTTTATAAACCTGGTGGGTAAAGCGTATAAAAAAGCGTATAAAACTATCTTAGTATCAATGACCAAAATTAATCGGCCCACCAAAATTAATCAGCCCACCAAAATTCATCAGCCCACCAAAATTTATCAGCTCATCATTATGGCATTCTGTGTAGGTATTTTGTCCATAGGTTTCTTTTTTTGGTTAATTTTTGGGTTAATTTTTTGGTTAATAGGGTGGTTAATATCCTATCAAGAATCATGGATTGGCATAATTAAATCGGGAATAATTATCACATCTCTAATTAGTTTGATTGGCTGTTTTACCATCAGTTCTCAACTCATTGAATGGCGTTTTAAGAAAAACAAAAATCAGCGTTCATTCCGTCCTGTTTATAATACTGATTCACAAGTTTTCCTAGAACCCTTAGAAACCGCAGAACTCCAACCCCTATTAACAGACCATGAACAGGTAGCCGCCAAACTCGGAAATGTTAGTTTTGAGGCGTGGTGGAGTCCTGAAGTAGGCGCACTGAGTCGCGATACTATCTATCTAAAAGCCTACGTTAACAAGCCCAGCCATTCAGAATGTCCTATTGGTAAAGAATTAACCGTAACCAGCACATCACAAACCGTCGTCTCACCCACTCAATATAGTACAGGACTCCTACGGATTACCTATCAATGTGAATGTTGCAACTACAATACAAAAACCGACCACACAATTCCCAGCTTATCATCATCCTCCAGTAGTGGTGGAAGTAGCGGTAGTGGTGGTGGCAGTTTTGGTGGGGGTAGTAGTAGTAGTGGTGGGAGTTTTGGTGGGGGTAGTAGTGGTGGGGGTGGGGGTGGTAGTGACTTTTAG
- a CDS encoding LemA family protein → MNDAADSNIPERLAPEVLEVASRLYQEAIDSYSIAELQEAGAEVSIPPEFIEKAIAEIEKQRQLEAIAQQKATQLKSGLTLGGIVFAVVTVLWTIVTYNLISARYQQTQASWSQVENQLQRRADLIPNLLAVTQAQAQHEQQIINLLIESREQFLQANSASEKLVANDEMNLAIGQFNQYVVSQPQLGSSPAFIGLMYELAGTENRIATERQRYNQTVQEYNQYLQRFPNSIVAAIFGFEEKPFFRAENTQVPKIE, encoded by the coding sequence ATGAATGATGCTGCTGATAGCAATATTCCCGAAAGACTCGCGCCAGAAGTGTTAGAAGTGGCTTCTCGCTTGTATCAGGAAGCTATTGATAGTTATTCGATCGCCGAACTCCAGGAAGCGGGTGCGGAGGTTTCTATTCCGCCAGAATTTATCGAAAAAGCGATCGCCGAAATTGAGAAACAGCGCCAACTAGAAGCGATCGCCCAACAAAAAGCCACCCAACTTAAATCTGGGTTAACATTAGGGGGGATAGTTTTCGCAGTAGTAACGGTATTATGGACTATTGTTACTTATAATTTAATTTCAGCCAGGTATCAGCAAACCCAAGCATCCTGGAGTCAAGTAGAAAACCAACTCCAGCGGCGGGCTGATTTAATTCCTAATTTATTAGCTGTAACTCAAGCACAAGCACAACACGAACAGCAAATTATTAACCTGTTAATTGAATCGAGGGAACAGTTTTTACAAGCCAATTCTGCATCGGAAAAATTAGTAGCTAATGATGAAATGAATTTAGCTATTGGGCAATTTAATCAGTATGTAGTCAGCCAGCCCCAACTGGGTTCTTCCCCGGCTTTTATCGGTCTTATGTATGAATTAGCTGGGACAGAAAACCGCATAGCTACTGAAAGACAAAGATATAACCAAACTGTCCAAGAATATAATCAATACCTCCAACGTTTTCCTAACTCTATAGTTGCTGCTATTTTTGGTTTTGAGGAAAAGCCTTTTTTTCGCGCTGAAAATACCCAGGTTCCTAAGATTGAATAA
- the glpK gene encoding glycerol kinase GlpK encodes MTTLNTQYILALDLGTTGNRAILFNAEGSIAGQAYKELTQHYPQPGWLEHDPQQIWEDTSEMMQRVFRDTGISPTQVQAIGLTVQRETCMLWDKTTGEPLHNAIVWQDRRTAAKCRELAEQGKAEEIQERTGLVVDAYFSATKLAWLLDWVKREKPHVNLDNVLAGTVDTWALWKLTGGKVHATDHSNASRTMLMNLDRGDWGPVLLDLFGIPRHIMPEIKPSIGFFGKTDPNLLGVEIPITAILGDQQAALFAHGCDQPGMLKCTYGTGCFLISQTGEILTRSHNQLLSTMAWTQQQGDRPISANYALEGAMFTTGACIQWLRDGIKLIDSAAETEGLCRQVHDTNGVYFVPALSGLGAPHWDMSARGAFMGITGGVQRQHLVRSVLESIAYQVGEVVEAMNKDCQTSISLLKVDGGASRNNFLMQFQADLLGIPVERPAILDATAQGAAFGAGLAIGFWDSYQDLISRRQVDRIFEPGGGSAQARDHFIMWTRAISRAKNWVD; translated from the coding sequence ATGACTACATTAAATACTCAATATATTTTAGCCCTGGATTTAGGCACAACAGGCAATCGGGCGATTTTGTTTAATGCTGAAGGTTCCATCGCAGGTCAGGCTTATAAAGAACTTACACAACATTATCCTCAACCTGGTTGGTTGGAACATGACCCGCAACAGATTTGGGAAGATACGTCAGAGATGATGCAACGGGTATTTCGGGATACGGGGATTTCTCCGACCCAAGTGCAAGCTATTGGTTTGACGGTGCAGCGCGAAACCTGTATGTTGTGGGATAAGACGACGGGAGAGCCTCTTCATAATGCGATCGTTTGGCAGGATCGCCGCACGGCTGCTAAATGCCGAGAATTAGCCGAGCAAGGAAAGGCTGAGGAAATTCAAGAACGCACAGGATTGGTGGTTGATGCCTATTTTTCGGCAACTAAATTGGCTTGGTTACTTGACTGGGTAAAACGAGAAAAGCCCCATGTTAATTTGGATAATGTCTTAGCCGGAACTGTGGATACCTGGGCGCTATGGAAACTTACGGGGGGAAAGGTTCACGCTACAGACCACAGCAACGCCAGCCGCACTATGTTAATGAATTTGGATCGGGGTGATTGGGGTCCGGTTTTGCTAGATTTGTTTGGTATTCCTCGCCATATCATGCCGGAAATTAAACCCAGTATCGGCTTTTTTGGTAAAACTGACCCGAATCTATTGGGGGTGGAAATTCCGATTACGGCTATTTTGGGAGACCAGCAGGCTGCTTTATTTGCTCACGGTTGCGACCAGCCGGGGATGTTGAAATGTACCTATGGGACGGGATGTTTTTTGATTTCTCAGACTGGGGAGATTTTGACGCGATCGCATAATCAACTTTTGTCTACTATGGCATGGACTCAACAGCAGGGAGACCGCCCGATTTCGGCAAATTATGCCCTGGAGGGGGCTATGTTTACCACCGGCGCTTGTATTCAATGGCTGCGAGATGGAATTAAATTGATTGATTCGGCGGCGGAAACTGAGGGATTGTGTCGCCAGGTTCATGATACTAATGGAGTTTATTTTGTGCCAGCCCTCAGCGGTTTGGGAGCCCCTCACTGGGATATGAGTGCTAGGGGTGCTTTTATGGGTATTACTGGCGGTGTACAGCGACAACATTTGGTGCGATCGGTTTTGGAGTCGATCGCTTATCAAGTCGGTGAGGTCGTGGAAGCTATGAATAAGGATTGTCAAACTTCTATTTCTCTGCTGAAGGTTGATGGCGGCGCTTCCCGAAATAATTTTTTGATGCAGTTTCAAGCCGATTTGTTGGGTATTCCTGTCGAACGTCCCGCCATTTTGGATGCTACCGCCCAAGGGGCCGCTTTTGGTGCGGGTTTGGCGATCGGTTTTTGGGATAGTTACCAGGATTTGATTTCTCGCCGCCAAGTCGATCGCATATTTGAACCCGGAGGAGGCTCCGCACAGGCGCGCGATCATTTTATTATGTGGACACGCGCCATCAGTAGGGCTAAAAATTGGGTTGATTAA
- a CDS encoding RNA-guided endonuclease InsQ/TnpB family protein, with product MIVLEFKAKTKPLPALAIDEAIRTAQFIRNKALRYWMDNQGVGRYDLSRLCKELAEEFPFARKLNSMARQAAGERAWNAISRFFENCRKGIKPVGYPKFKKHSRSVEYKTSGWKLLEPKRIKFTDGFAIGELRLIGSYDLAHYDESQIKRVRLVRRADGYYVQFCIKADCRVQTKPSQKAIGIDMGLRYFIATSDGSVIEAPQFYRKAEKQLNRANRRKSRKFRKGAKPQSQNYHKARNRYAREHLRA from the coding sequence ATGATTGTACTTGAGTTTAAGGCAAAAACCAAACCGCTACCAGCTTTAGCCATAGACGAGGCTATTCGGACGGCTCAATTCATCCGTAACAAAGCCTTGCGCTATTGGATGGATAACCAAGGGGTTGGCAGGTACGACCTCAGCCGACTCTGTAAAGAGTTAGCTGAGGAATTTCCTTTTGCCAGAAAACTCAACTCGATGGCTCGTCAAGCGGCAGGAGAACGCGCTTGGAATGCAATTAGCCGGTTCTTTGAGAACTGTAGGAAAGGCATCAAGCCAGTAGGGTATCCTAAGTTTAAGAAACACTCTCGTTCAGTAGAGTACAAAACCTCTGGCTGGAAGCTACTTGAACCTAAGCGTATTAAGTTTACAGATGGTTTTGCTATCGGCGAGTTGCGCTTGATTGGTAGCTATGATTTAGCCCATTATGACGAATCACAAATTAAGCGGGTTCGGCTAGTCCGTCGGGCGGATGGGTACTATGTTCAGTTCTGCATCAAAGCAGATTGTCGAGTGCAGACAAAACCCAGTCAAAAAGCTATTGGGATAGATATGGGACTGCGATATTTCATAGCCACCAGTGATGGCAGTGTAATAGAGGCACCTCAGTTCTACAGAAAAGCTGAAAAGCAGCTTAATCGTGCGAATAGGCGGAAATCTCGAAAGTTTCGTAAAGGAGCAAAACCTCAGTCCCAGAACTATCACAAGGCTAGGAATCGGTATGCTCGCGAGCATTTGAGAGCATGA
- the lptB gene encoding LPS export ABC transporter ATP-binding protein: MKIVLENIHKSYGKRTIVSRVNLSISQGEIVGLLGPNGAGKTTTFYIATGLEKPTQGRIYLDDRNITHLPIHKRARLGIGYLAQEASIFRHLSVRDNILLILQQTRVPRRLWEHRLNSLLQDFRLEKVANNLGVQVSGGERRRTELARALASGPLPPHFLLLDEPFAGVDPIAVSEMQAIVADLRDRNMGILITDHNVRETLAITDRAYIMRDGQIFASGVAEELYNNPLVRQYYLGDSFQL, translated from the coding sequence ATGAAAATCGTGCTGGAAAACATCCATAAGTCCTATGGAAAGCGCACTATTGTTAGTCGCGTGAATTTATCTATCTCCCAGGGAGAAATTGTTGGTTTACTGGGTCCGAATGGTGCCGGAAAAACCACCACCTTCTATATAGCCACTGGATTAGAAAAGCCGACCCAGGGGCGTATTTATCTTGACGATCGCAATATTACCCACCTACCGATACACAAACGGGCTAGACTAGGTATAGGGTATTTAGCCCAAGAAGCCAGTATTTTCCGACATCTAAGTGTCCGCGACAATATTCTGTTAATTCTCCAACAAACCCGTGTCCCCCGCCGTCTATGGGAACATAGGCTTAACAGTCTCTTGCAGGATTTTCGGTTAGAAAAAGTCGCTAACAACTTAGGCGTGCAAGTTTCCGGGGGTGAAAGACGCAGGACAGAATTAGCCCGCGCCTTAGCATCAGGGCCATTACCGCCCCATTTTTTGCTATTGGACGAACCCTTTGCGGGAGTTGACCCGATCGCCGTATCAGAGATGCAAGCCATTGTCGCCGATTTACGCGATCGGAATATGGGCATTTTAATTACCGATCATAATGTTCGCGAAACCCTCGCCATTACCGATCGCGCCTATATCATGAGAGACGGACAGATTTTTGCATCAGGGGTAGCAGAAGAACTTTACAACAATCCCCTAGTGCGACAGTATTACCTTGGCGATAGTTTTCAATTATGA
- a CDS encoding LptF/LptG family permease, whose translation MKLSITKSTPSTRWLLPNLSVLDRYIIQELIPPFIFGVGLFTSVAVTVGTVFELVRRVAESGLPVSVAFQVFLLKMPDFMVLAFPMSMILTTLMVYGRLSSDSELIAIRSCGISLYRLVIPAIIFSFFVTGMTFAFNEIIVPAANFQATITLQKSLNEDALNIRSTNIFFPEYERVSVEGTNRRVNVLRRLFYAEEFADGKMSGVTILDRSRAGITQIISSRTAIWNPEESTWDFYNGTVYIVDPDGSYRNIARFDHKQLYLSRVPLDLASQDRDYGEMNIAQTKEYLELMKLSGDQAKILKTKVRIQQKYALPFVCVVFGLLGSSLGSRPGRTNRATSFGISVMIIFAYYLLSFITGAMGQKGILSPFMAAWLPTMLGLGVSGFLLYRSAD comes from the coding sequence ATGAAATTAAGCATTACCAAGTCTACACCTTCAACTCGATGGCTACTACCCAACCTATCGGTGTTAGATCGCTACATCATCCAAGAATTGATACCTCCCTTTATCTTTGGGGTAGGATTATTTACCTCAGTTGCTGTCACCGTCGGGACTGTATTTGAATTAGTCCGCCGCGTAGCAGAATCGGGACTTCCGGTCAGTGTAGCTTTTCAGGTATTCCTGTTAAAAATGCCTGATTTTATGGTCCTCGCCTTTCCCATGTCAATGATTTTAACCACATTGATGGTGTATGGGCGACTGTCTAGCGATAGTGAATTAATTGCCATTCGCAGTTGTGGCATTAGTCTTTATCGCCTCGTAATTCCCGCAATTATTTTTAGTTTTTTCGTCACCGGGATGACTTTCGCCTTTAATGAAATAATCGTACCAGCCGCCAACTTTCAGGCTACAATTACCCTGCAAAAATCTCTCAATGAAGACGCACTAAATATCAGGTCAACTAACATCTTTTTCCCAGAATATGAAAGGGTAAGCGTCGAGGGTACTAACCGCCGCGTTAACGTTTTAAGGCGGCTTTTTTATGCCGAAGAATTTGCCGATGGCAAAATGTCAGGAGTCACCATTTTAGATCGTTCCCGCGCCGGAATCACCCAAATTATTTCATCAAGAACCGCCATTTGGAACCCCGAAGAAAGCACCTGGGATTTCTATAACGGCACCGTTTATATTGTAGACCCAGATGGTTCTTATCGTAATATTGCCCGCTTCGACCATAAACAATTATATCTTTCCCGTGTTCCCCTAGACTTAGCCAGCCAAGACCGCGACTATGGGGAAATGAATATCGCCCAAACCAAAGAATACCTAGAATTGATGAAACTCAGTGGCGATCAAGCCAAAATCCTCAAAACCAAAGTACGCATTCAACAAAAATACGCCCTTCCCTTTGTCTGTGTGGTGTTTGGACTGCTGGGGTCTTCCCTCGGTTCTCGTCCAGGACGCACCAACCGCGCCACCAGCTTCGGAATCAGCGTTATGATTATATTTGCCTATTATTTACTCTCTTTTATCACCGGTGCAATGGGCCAGAAAGGAATTCTTAGCCCGTTTATGGCAGCTTGGCTACCAACAATGTTGGGTTTAGGAGTATCTGGCTTTTTGTTGTACCGGAGTGCGGATTGA
- a CDS encoding GNAT family N-acetyltransferase yields MTTTPNFVTSQITIRPYRDRDWQQVCQVHDRAQPAEFAGSCDLRGMRPLSENPYIARIFPLCRKFVACDGKKVIGIMAIYQGYIILLYIDPDYQHQGIGCRLLRLAINLIGSPAWTIVMAGNKNAIRFYEKAGFVKVETFENTVSGYPCTFVRMKR; encoded by the coding sequence ATGACCACAACTCCCAATTTTGTTACCTCCCAGATTACCATTCGTCCCTACCGCGATCGCGACTGGCAACAAGTCTGTCAAGTTCACGATCGCGCCCAACCCGCCGAATTTGCCGGTTCTTGTGATTTAAGAGGGATGCGACCCCTGTCAGAAAATCCCTATATCGCCCGTATTTTCCCCCTCTGTCGCAAGTTTGTCGCCTGTGATGGCAAAAAAGTCATTGGGATTATGGCAATCTACCAAGGCTATATTATCCTGTTGTACATCGATCCAGATTATCAACACCAAGGTATCGGATGCCGTCTTTTGCGTTTGGCGATTAATTTAATCGGTTCCCCAGCCTGGACTATTGTCATGGCGGGGAATAAAAACGCCATTCGGTTTTATGAAAAAGCCGGATTTGTCAAAGTCGAAACCTTTGAAAATACTGTTTCTGGCTATCCCTGTACCTTTGTCCGTATGAAACGCTAA